In one Notolabrus celidotus isolate fNotCel1 chromosome 1, fNotCel1.pri, whole genome shotgun sequence genomic region, the following are encoded:
- the usp48 gene encoding ubiquitin carboxyl-terminal hydrolase 48 isoform X3: protein MAPRLQLEKAAWRWVETVKPEEIRQEHIELAYRVNLPACKRGACRRNCKGNPNCLVGIGEQAWLGEIDENAFHNIDDPNSERRDKNTFVGLTNLGATCYVNTFLQVWFHNLELRRSLYQCHNSRAQEHNSDSDYEPQSICEHLQYLFALLQNSNRKYIDPSGLVKALGLDTGQQQDAQEFSKLFMSLLEDTLSKQKSPSLQNVIQQQFCGQFSYVTVCNQCGRSSALLSRFYELELNIQGHKNLNECVTEFLKEEKLDGENRYFCESCQSKQNATRRIKLHSLPPTLNLQLMRFVFDRQTGHKKKLNTFISFPEQLDMGPFMEGKQDQKFVYELSAVLIHRGISAYSGHYIAHVKDARTGDWYKFNDEEIEKMEGKKLQLGIEEDIAETVKSQTRKPKCSKGYHCSRNAYMLVYKVQEEEGSDPPMTNVEVPTFLQRLVDQDNHKFEEWCCEMSDMRKQSVDKGKAKHEEVKELYELLPARDGEPYEFVPLEWLKKWLDDSTATKEIDTTLFLCSHGKLHPDKVADSKRVSMKAAQLLYERYGGGPRLDDSSLCRECVSQRCRVLRLKNQLNEDFKEVSNLVKRTLSDEGYWVGKASLRSWRQLALDQLEEDEQETKHSNGQTNGQGPHTNNSKEYSQELSEGTEDEMKTFNEDIVCCHGGLSILETERKLVSSEVWTKLREYFPKAPEFTKIQESCQQCVTLEQEEKDNEAVSKMMALDQKNQLLNLFHEKNRPVLTKWPQGTDVLYIVPLFFVDEWRKFIRRPTKCSPVSNVGNTLLLCPHGGFMFTYDSLINGDAQHIALLWPGEWEVISRLFIVDQPISIHCFNQTTPSGPSTQYTTQPDLCWECRESFLFQQQRDLREYTQATIYIRKVIEDKRMIKEAAPEMNASSSEAEEERDDHLKMDGERDPDFSQSEDGTKRLKLSDGSAASTATPPTTSLTKLGGIRRSTRHRKLRGEKALIVSANQTLKELKIQIMHAFSVAPFDQNLSIDGKSLTDDSATLGSLGVIPESIICLKADEPIADYAAMDDVYQVRMPEEGFKGTGLLGH from the exons ATGGCGCCCCGCTTGCAGCTGGAGAAAGCGGCTTGGCGTTGGGTGGAAACGGTGAAACCAGAAGAAATCAGACAGGAGCATATCGAGCTAGCATATCGTGTCAATCTCCCGGCCTGCAAGAGAGGAGCCTGCAG AAGGAACTGCAAAGGAAACCCGAATTGTCTTGTTGGTATTGGTGAGCAGGCGTGGCTCGGGGAGATCGATGAAAATGCTTTCCATAATATTGATGACCCAAATTCAGAACGTCGAGACAAG AACACATTTGTTGGTCTAACCAACCTAGGTGCAACATGCTACGTCAACACATTCCTGCAAGTGTGGTTCCACAACCTGGAGCTGCGGAGGAGCCTCTATCAGTGCCACAATTCCCGAGCCCAGGAACACAACTCTGACTCGG aTTATGAGCCTCAGTCCATCTGTGAGCATCTGCAGTATCTGTTTGCACTCCTGCAGAACAGCAATAGAAAGTACATCGACCCTTCAGGGCTGGTCAAAGCACTGGGCCTGGACACAGGACAGCAGCAG GATGCCCAGGAGTTTTCAAAGCTTTTTATGTCTCTACTGGAGGACACACTGTCCAAACAGAAGAGCCCCAGCCTGCAGAACGTCATCCAGCAGCAGTTCTGTGGACAGTTCTCCTACGTCACTGT CTGTAACCAGTGTGGGCGATCTTCTGCACTGCTGTCTCGATTTTATGAACTGGAGCTGAACATCCAGGGCCACAAGAACCTCAACGAGTGTGTCACAGAGTTTCTGAAG GAGGAGAAGCTGGACGGGGAGAACCGCTACTTCTGTGAGAGCTGTCAGAGTAAACAGAACGCCACCCGAAGGATCAAACTGCACAGCCTCCCTCCAACTCTCAACCTGCAGCTCATGCGCTTCGTCTTTGACAG acaAACAGGCCACAAGAAGAAGCTCAACACCTTTATCAGTTTTCCAGAGCAGCTGGACATGGGGCCTTTCATGGAGGGAAAACAAG ACCAGAAGTTCGTCTACGAGCTGAGTGCGGTGCTCATCCATCGGGGCATCAGTGCGTACTCTGGCCACTACATCGCACATGTGAAAGACGCTCGCACGGGCGACTGGTACAAATTCAATGACGAGGAAATCGAGAAGATGGAAGGAAAGAAGCTGCAGCTCGGCATTGAGGAAGACATCG CTGAGACAGTAAAATCCCAAACACGAAAGCCAAAGTGCAGTAAAGGCTACCACTGCTCCAGAAACGCCTACATGTTGGTGTATAAAGTCCAAGAGGAGGAGGGCTCCGATCCCCCGATGACCAATGTCGAGGTTCCAA CCTTCCTTCAGAGGTTGGTGGACCAAGACAACCATAAATTTGAGGAGTGGTGCTGTGAGATGTCTGACATGAGAAAGCAGAGCGTGGATAAGGGCAAAGCCAAACACGAGGAGGTCAAGGAGCTGTACGAGCTTCTGCCTGCAAGAGATG GTGAGCCGTATGAGTTTGTCCCCCTCGAATGGTTGAAGAAGTGGCTGGACGACTCCACTGCCACAAAAGAAATCGACACCACCCTCTTCTTGTGTTCTCACGGCAAACTTCACCCGGACAAGGTGGCTGACTCCAAGAGGGTTTCCATGAAAGCTGCTCAGCTCCTCTACGAGCGCTACGGTGGAGGGCCGAGACTGGACG acTCTTCTCTGTGCAGAGAGTGCGTTAGTCAGAGGTGCAGAGTGCTGCGGCTGAAGAATCAACTCAATGAAGACTTCAAAGAAGTCTCTAACCTGGTCAAACGAACACTCAG tgATGAGGGGTACTGGGTGGGTAAAGCGTCCCTGCGTAGCTGGAGGCAGTTGGCTTTGGATCAGCTGGAGGAGGATGAGCAGGAAACCAAACACAGTAACGGACAGACCAACGGACAGGGACCACACACCAACAACAGCAAAG AGTACAGCCAGGAGCTCTCAGAGGGCACCGAGGATGAGATGAAGACTTTCAACGAGGACATAGTCTGCTGTCATG GGGGTTTGAGTATCCTGGAGACGGAACGTAAGCTGGTGTCGTCTGAAGTTTGGACTAAGCTGAGGGAATACTTCCCCAAAGCCCCAGAATTCACCAAGATCCAGGAGTCCTGTCAGCAATGCGTG ACATTAGAGCAGGAGGAAAAGGACAACGAGGCTGTCAGTAAGATGATGGCCCTGGACCAGAAGAACCAACTTCTCAACCTCTTCCATGAAAAGAACCGGCCTGTGCTCACCAAATGGCCTCAG GGCACAGATGTACTTTACattgttcctcttttctttgttgACGAGTGGAGGAAATTCATCAG GAGACCAACCAAATGCTCTCCAGTGTCTAATGTAGGAaacactctgctgctctgtcctCATGGAGGTTTCATGTTCACCTACGACTCGCTGATCAATGGAGATGCACAACA TATAGCTCTGCTTTGGCCTGGCGAATGGGAAGTGATCAGCAGGCTCTTCATCGTGGACCAGCCGATCTCCATCCACTGCTTCAACCAGACCACACCCAGCGGCCCCTCCACTCAGTACACCACTCAGCCTG ATCTATGTTGGGAGTGCAGAGAGAGCTTCCTtttccagcagcagagagaccTTAGAGAGTACACACAGGCAACTATCTACATCCGCAAAGTCATCGAAGATAAGAGG ATGATAAAGGAGGCAGCTCCGGAGATGAACGCCAGCAGCtctgaggcagaggaagagagggatgacCATCtgaagatggatggagagagagatccAGACTTCAGCCAG TCAGAAGATGGAACAAAGCGACTAAAGCTGAGTGACGGCAGTGCAGCATCAACGGCCACTCCTCCAACCACAAGCTTGACCAAACTGGGAGGAATCAGGAGAAGCACCCGGCACAGGAagctcagaggagagaaagCACTGATAGTCTCAGCCAATCAAACACTGAAAGAGCTGAAAATACAG ATTATGCACGCCTTCTCTGTGGCTCCGTTTGACCAGAATCTCTCTATCGATGGAAAAAGTCTGACGGACGACTCGGCCACGCTGGGCAGTCTGGGCGTCATCCCTGAAAGCATCATCTGTCTAAAG GCTGATGAGCCGATCGCAGACTACGCTGCAATGGATGATGTTTATCAAG TGAGAATGCCTGAGGAGGGATTCAAAG gaACGGGGCTTCTGGGGCACTGA
- the usp48 gene encoding ubiquitin carboxyl-terminal hydrolase 48 isoform X4: MAPRLQLEKAAWRWVETVKPEEIRQEHIELAYRVNLPACKRGACRNCKGNPNCLVGIGEQAWLGEIDENAFHNIDDPNSERRDKNTFVGLTNLGATCYVNTFLQVWFHNLELRRSLYQCHNSRAQEHNSDSDYEPQSICEHLQYLFALLQNSNRKYIDPSGLVKALGLDTGQQQDAQEFSKLFMSLLEDTLSKQKSPSLQNVIQQQFCGQFSYVTVCNQCGRSSALLSRFYELELNIQGHKNLNECVTEFLKEEKLDGENRYFCESCQSKQNATRRIKLHSLPPTLNLQLMRFVFDRQTGHKKKLNTFISFPEQLDMGPFMEGKQDQKFVYELSAVLIHRGISAYSGHYIAHVKDARTGDWYKFNDEEIEKMEGKKLQLGIEEDIAETVKSQTRKPKCSKGYHCSRNAYMLVYKVQEEEGSDPPMTNVEVPTFLQRLVDQDNHKFEEWCCEMSDMRKQSVDKGKAKHEEVKELYELLPARDGEPYEFVPLEWLKKWLDDSTATKEIDTTLFLCSHGKLHPDKVADSKRVSMKAAQLLYERYGGGPRLDDSSLCRECVSQRCRVLRLKNQLNEDFKEVSNLVKRTLSDEGYWVGKASLRSWRQLALDQLEEDEQETKHSNGQTNGQGPHTNNSKEYSQELSEGTEDEMKTFNEDIVCCHGGLSILETERKLVSSEVWTKLREYFPKAPEFTKIQESCQQCVTLEQEEKDNEAVSKMMALDQKNQLLNLFHEKNRPVLTKWPQGTDVLYIVPLFFVDEWRKFIRRPTKCSPVSNVGNTLLLCPHGGFMFTYDSLINGDAQHIALLWPGEWEVISRLFIVDQPISIHCFNQTTPSGPSTQYTTQPDLCWECRESFLFQQQRDLREYTQATIYIRKVIEDKRMIKEAAPEMNASSSEAEEERDDHLKMDGERDPDFSQSEDGTKRLKLSDGSAASTATPPTTSLTKLGGIRRSTRHRKLRGEKALIVSANQTLKELKIQIMHAFSVAPFDQNLSIDGKSLTDDSATLGSLGVIPESIICLKADEPIADYAAMDDVYQVRMPEEGFKGTGLLGH, translated from the exons ATGGCGCCCCGCTTGCAGCTGGAGAAAGCGGCTTGGCGTTGGGTGGAAACGGTGAAACCAGAAGAAATCAGACAGGAGCATATCGAGCTAGCATATCGTGTCAATCTCCCGGCCTGCAAGAGAGGAGCCTGCAG GAACTGCAAAGGAAACCCGAATTGTCTTGTTGGTATTGGTGAGCAGGCGTGGCTCGGGGAGATCGATGAAAATGCTTTCCATAATATTGATGACCCAAATTCAGAACGTCGAGACAAG AACACATTTGTTGGTCTAACCAACCTAGGTGCAACATGCTACGTCAACACATTCCTGCAAGTGTGGTTCCACAACCTGGAGCTGCGGAGGAGCCTCTATCAGTGCCACAATTCCCGAGCCCAGGAACACAACTCTGACTCGG aTTATGAGCCTCAGTCCATCTGTGAGCATCTGCAGTATCTGTTTGCACTCCTGCAGAACAGCAATAGAAAGTACATCGACCCTTCAGGGCTGGTCAAAGCACTGGGCCTGGACACAGGACAGCAGCAG GATGCCCAGGAGTTTTCAAAGCTTTTTATGTCTCTACTGGAGGACACACTGTCCAAACAGAAGAGCCCCAGCCTGCAGAACGTCATCCAGCAGCAGTTCTGTGGACAGTTCTCCTACGTCACTGT CTGTAACCAGTGTGGGCGATCTTCTGCACTGCTGTCTCGATTTTATGAACTGGAGCTGAACATCCAGGGCCACAAGAACCTCAACGAGTGTGTCACAGAGTTTCTGAAG GAGGAGAAGCTGGACGGGGAGAACCGCTACTTCTGTGAGAGCTGTCAGAGTAAACAGAACGCCACCCGAAGGATCAAACTGCACAGCCTCCCTCCAACTCTCAACCTGCAGCTCATGCGCTTCGTCTTTGACAG acaAACAGGCCACAAGAAGAAGCTCAACACCTTTATCAGTTTTCCAGAGCAGCTGGACATGGGGCCTTTCATGGAGGGAAAACAAG ACCAGAAGTTCGTCTACGAGCTGAGTGCGGTGCTCATCCATCGGGGCATCAGTGCGTACTCTGGCCACTACATCGCACATGTGAAAGACGCTCGCACGGGCGACTGGTACAAATTCAATGACGAGGAAATCGAGAAGATGGAAGGAAAGAAGCTGCAGCTCGGCATTGAGGAAGACATCG CTGAGACAGTAAAATCCCAAACACGAAAGCCAAAGTGCAGTAAAGGCTACCACTGCTCCAGAAACGCCTACATGTTGGTGTATAAAGTCCAAGAGGAGGAGGGCTCCGATCCCCCGATGACCAATGTCGAGGTTCCAA CCTTCCTTCAGAGGTTGGTGGACCAAGACAACCATAAATTTGAGGAGTGGTGCTGTGAGATGTCTGACATGAGAAAGCAGAGCGTGGATAAGGGCAAAGCCAAACACGAGGAGGTCAAGGAGCTGTACGAGCTTCTGCCTGCAAGAGATG GTGAGCCGTATGAGTTTGTCCCCCTCGAATGGTTGAAGAAGTGGCTGGACGACTCCACTGCCACAAAAGAAATCGACACCACCCTCTTCTTGTGTTCTCACGGCAAACTTCACCCGGACAAGGTGGCTGACTCCAAGAGGGTTTCCATGAAAGCTGCTCAGCTCCTCTACGAGCGCTACGGTGGAGGGCCGAGACTGGACG acTCTTCTCTGTGCAGAGAGTGCGTTAGTCAGAGGTGCAGAGTGCTGCGGCTGAAGAATCAACTCAATGAAGACTTCAAAGAAGTCTCTAACCTGGTCAAACGAACACTCAG tgATGAGGGGTACTGGGTGGGTAAAGCGTCCCTGCGTAGCTGGAGGCAGTTGGCTTTGGATCAGCTGGAGGAGGATGAGCAGGAAACCAAACACAGTAACGGACAGACCAACGGACAGGGACCACACACCAACAACAGCAAAG AGTACAGCCAGGAGCTCTCAGAGGGCACCGAGGATGAGATGAAGACTTTCAACGAGGACATAGTCTGCTGTCATG GGGGTTTGAGTATCCTGGAGACGGAACGTAAGCTGGTGTCGTCTGAAGTTTGGACTAAGCTGAGGGAATACTTCCCCAAAGCCCCAGAATTCACCAAGATCCAGGAGTCCTGTCAGCAATGCGTG ACATTAGAGCAGGAGGAAAAGGACAACGAGGCTGTCAGTAAGATGATGGCCCTGGACCAGAAGAACCAACTTCTCAACCTCTTCCATGAAAAGAACCGGCCTGTGCTCACCAAATGGCCTCAG GGCACAGATGTACTTTACattgttcctcttttctttgttgACGAGTGGAGGAAATTCATCAG GAGACCAACCAAATGCTCTCCAGTGTCTAATGTAGGAaacactctgctgctctgtcctCATGGAGGTTTCATGTTCACCTACGACTCGCTGATCAATGGAGATGCACAACA TATAGCTCTGCTTTGGCCTGGCGAATGGGAAGTGATCAGCAGGCTCTTCATCGTGGACCAGCCGATCTCCATCCACTGCTTCAACCAGACCACACCCAGCGGCCCCTCCACTCAGTACACCACTCAGCCTG ATCTATGTTGGGAGTGCAGAGAGAGCTTCCTtttccagcagcagagagaccTTAGAGAGTACACACAGGCAACTATCTACATCCGCAAAGTCATCGAAGATAAGAGG ATGATAAAGGAGGCAGCTCCGGAGATGAACGCCAGCAGCtctgaggcagaggaagagagggatgacCATCtgaagatggatggagagagagatccAGACTTCAGCCAG TCAGAAGATGGAACAAAGCGACTAAAGCTGAGTGACGGCAGTGCAGCATCAACGGCCACTCCTCCAACCACAAGCTTGACCAAACTGGGAGGAATCAGGAGAAGCACCCGGCACAGGAagctcagaggagagaaagCACTGATAGTCTCAGCCAATCAAACACTGAAAGAGCTGAAAATACAG ATTATGCACGCCTTCTCTGTGGCTCCGTTTGACCAGAATCTCTCTATCGATGGAAAAAGTCTGACGGACGACTCGGCCACGCTGGGCAGTCTGGGCGTCATCCCTGAAAGCATCATCTGTCTAAAG GCTGATGAGCCGATCGCAGACTACGCTGCAATGGATGATGTTTATCAAG TGAGAATGCCTGAGGAGGGATTCAAAG gaACGGGGCTTCTGGGGCACTGA
- the usp48 gene encoding ubiquitin carboxyl-terminal hydrolase 48 isoform X2: protein MSWSMAPRLQLEKAAWRWVETVKPEEIRQEHIELAYRVNLPACKRGACRNCKGNPNCLVGIGEQAWLGEIDENAFHNIDDPNSERRDKNTFVGLTNLGATCYVNTFLQVWFHNLELRRSLYQCHNSRAQEHNSDSDYEPQSICEHLQYLFALLQNSNRKYIDPSGLVKALGLDTGQQQDAQEFSKLFMSLLEDTLSKQKSPSLQNVIQQQFCGQFSYVTVCNQCGRSSALLSRFYELELNIQGHKNLNECVTEFLKEEKLDGENRYFCESCQSKQNATRRIKLHSLPPTLNLQLMRFVFDRQTGHKKKLNTFISFPEQLDMGPFMEGKQDQKFVYELSAVLIHRGISAYSGHYIAHVKDARTGDWYKFNDEEIEKMEGKKLQLGIEEDIAETVKSQTRKPKCSKGYHCSRNAYMLVYKVQEEEGSDPPMTNVEVPTFLQRLVDQDNHKFEEWCCEMSDMRKQSVDKGKAKHEEVKELYELLPARDGEPYEFVPLEWLKKWLDDSTATKEIDTTLFLCSHGKLHPDKVADSKRVSMKAAQLLYERYGGGPRLDDSSLCRECVSQRCRVLRLKNQLNEDFKEVSNLVKRTLSDEGYWVGKASLRSWRQLALDQLEEDEQETKHSNGQTNGQGPHTNNSKEYSQELSEGTEDEMKTFNEDIVCCHGGLSILETERKLVSSEVWTKLREYFPKAPEFTKIQESCQQCVTLEQEEKDNEAVSKMMALDQKNQLLNLFHEKNRPVLTKWPQGTDVLYIVPLFFVDEWRKFIRRPTKCSPVSNVGNTLLLCPHGGFMFTYDSLINGDAQHIALLWPGEWEVISRLFIVDQPISIHCFNQTTPSGPSTQYTTQPDLCWECRESFLFQQQRDLREYTQATIYIRKVIEDKRMIKEAAPEMNASSSEAEEERDDHLKMDGERDPDFSQSEDGTKRLKLSDGSAASTATPPTTSLTKLGGIRRSTRHRKLRGEKALIVSANQTLKELKIQIMHAFSVAPFDQNLSIDGKSLTDDSATLGSLGVIPESIICLKADEPIADYAAMDDVYQVRMPEEGFKGTGLLGH from the exons ATGTCCTG GAGTATGGCGCCCCGCTTGCAGCTGGAGAAAGCGGCTTGGCGTTGGGTGGAAACGGTGAAACCAGAAGAAATCAGACAGGAGCATATCGAGCTAGCATATCGTGTCAATCTCCCGGCCTGCAAGAGAGGAGCCTGCAG GAACTGCAAAGGAAACCCGAATTGTCTTGTTGGTATTGGTGAGCAGGCGTGGCTCGGGGAGATCGATGAAAATGCTTTCCATAATATTGATGACCCAAATTCAGAACGTCGAGACAAG AACACATTTGTTGGTCTAACCAACCTAGGTGCAACATGCTACGTCAACACATTCCTGCAAGTGTGGTTCCACAACCTGGAGCTGCGGAGGAGCCTCTATCAGTGCCACAATTCCCGAGCCCAGGAACACAACTCTGACTCGG aTTATGAGCCTCAGTCCATCTGTGAGCATCTGCAGTATCTGTTTGCACTCCTGCAGAACAGCAATAGAAAGTACATCGACCCTTCAGGGCTGGTCAAAGCACTGGGCCTGGACACAGGACAGCAGCAG GATGCCCAGGAGTTTTCAAAGCTTTTTATGTCTCTACTGGAGGACACACTGTCCAAACAGAAGAGCCCCAGCCTGCAGAACGTCATCCAGCAGCAGTTCTGTGGACAGTTCTCCTACGTCACTGT CTGTAACCAGTGTGGGCGATCTTCTGCACTGCTGTCTCGATTTTATGAACTGGAGCTGAACATCCAGGGCCACAAGAACCTCAACGAGTGTGTCACAGAGTTTCTGAAG GAGGAGAAGCTGGACGGGGAGAACCGCTACTTCTGTGAGAGCTGTCAGAGTAAACAGAACGCCACCCGAAGGATCAAACTGCACAGCCTCCCTCCAACTCTCAACCTGCAGCTCATGCGCTTCGTCTTTGACAG acaAACAGGCCACAAGAAGAAGCTCAACACCTTTATCAGTTTTCCAGAGCAGCTGGACATGGGGCCTTTCATGGAGGGAAAACAAG ACCAGAAGTTCGTCTACGAGCTGAGTGCGGTGCTCATCCATCGGGGCATCAGTGCGTACTCTGGCCACTACATCGCACATGTGAAAGACGCTCGCACGGGCGACTGGTACAAATTCAATGACGAGGAAATCGAGAAGATGGAAGGAAAGAAGCTGCAGCTCGGCATTGAGGAAGACATCG CTGAGACAGTAAAATCCCAAACACGAAAGCCAAAGTGCAGTAAAGGCTACCACTGCTCCAGAAACGCCTACATGTTGGTGTATAAAGTCCAAGAGGAGGAGGGCTCCGATCCCCCGATGACCAATGTCGAGGTTCCAA CCTTCCTTCAGAGGTTGGTGGACCAAGACAACCATAAATTTGAGGAGTGGTGCTGTGAGATGTCTGACATGAGAAAGCAGAGCGTGGATAAGGGCAAAGCCAAACACGAGGAGGTCAAGGAGCTGTACGAGCTTCTGCCTGCAAGAGATG GTGAGCCGTATGAGTTTGTCCCCCTCGAATGGTTGAAGAAGTGGCTGGACGACTCCACTGCCACAAAAGAAATCGACACCACCCTCTTCTTGTGTTCTCACGGCAAACTTCACCCGGACAAGGTGGCTGACTCCAAGAGGGTTTCCATGAAAGCTGCTCAGCTCCTCTACGAGCGCTACGGTGGAGGGCCGAGACTGGACG acTCTTCTCTGTGCAGAGAGTGCGTTAGTCAGAGGTGCAGAGTGCTGCGGCTGAAGAATCAACTCAATGAAGACTTCAAAGAAGTCTCTAACCTGGTCAAACGAACACTCAG tgATGAGGGGTACTGGGTGGGTAAAGCGTCCCTGCGTAGCTGGAGGCAGTTGGCTTTGGATCAGCTGGAGGAGGATGAGCAGGAAACCAAACACAGTAACGGACAGACCAACGGACAGGGACCACACACCAACAACAGCAAAG AGTACAGCCAGGAGCTCTCAGAGGGCACCGAGGATGAGATGAAGACTTTCAACGAGGACATAGTCTGCTGTCATG GGGGTTTGAGTATCCTGGAGACGGAACGTAAGCTGGTGTCGTCTGAAGTTTGGACTAAGCTGAGGGAATACTTCCCCAAAGCCCCAGAATTCACCAAGATCCAGGAGTCCTGTCAGCAATGCGTG ACATTAGAGCAGGAGGAAAAGGACAACGAGGCTGTCAGTAAGATGATGGCCCTGGACCAGAAGAACCAACTTCTCAACCTCTTCCATGAAAAGAACCGGCCTGTGCTCACCAAATGGCCTCAG GGCACAGATGTACTTTACattgttcctcttttctttgttgACGAGTGGAGGAAATTCATCAG GAGACCAACCAAATGCTCTCCAGTGTCTAATGTAGGAaacactctgctgctctgtcctCATGGAGGTTTCATGTTCACCTACGACTCGCTGATCAATGGAGATGCACAACA TATAGCTCTGCTTTGGCCTGGCGAATGGGAAGTGATCAGCAGGCTCTTCATCGTGGACCAGCCGATCTCCATCCACTGCTTCAACCAGACCACACCCAGCGGCCCCTCCACTCAGTACACCACTCAGCCTG ATCTATGTTGGGAGTGCAGAGAGAGCTTCCTtttccagcagcagagagaccTTAGAGAGTACACACAGGCAACTATCTACATCCGCAAAGTCATCGAAGATAAGAGG ATGATAAAGGAGGCAGCTCCGGAGATGAACGCCAGCAGCtctgaggcagaggaagagagggatgacCATCtgaagatggatggagagagagatccAGACTTCAGCCAG TCAGAAGATGGAACAAAGCGACTAAAGCTGAGTGACGGCAGTGCAGCATCAACGGCCACTCCTCCAACCACAAGCTTGACCAAACTGGGAGGAATCAGGAGAAGCACCCGGCACAGGAagctcagaggagagaaagCACTGATAGTCTCAGCCAATCAAACACTGAAAGAGCTGAAAATACAG ATTATGCACGCCTTCTCTGTGGCTCCGTTTGACCAGAATCTCTCTATCGATGGAAAAAGTCTGACGGACGACTCGGCCACGCTGGGCAGTCTGGGCGTCATCCCTGAAAGCATCATCTGTCTAAAG GCTGATGAGCCGATCGCAGACTACGCTGCAATGGATGATGTTTATCAAG TGAGAATGCCTGAGGAGGGATTCAAAG gaACGGGGCTTCTGGGGCACTGA